From Salvelinus namaycush isolate Seneca chromosome 9, SaNama_1.0, whole genome shotgun sequence:
AGGCTACCACGGATCTATGGAAAATATACAGCACGCCAAACGTTTCTTTGAATCCAGTCAATTCCACCGCACCATGGAGAAAGGTAAACAATGAGGCGTGATTTGCTGTTGCCTTTTGCCCCATGAACCTTAACCTGGTACCTTGGATAGCGACGCTAGGGAATCATTTTACTACAGTAACGGAATCCTAAGTGACGCGCCTCGCTATGTTGTTCACATTCGGGACGAATGGCTGGCGAGTCCCCCTTCACCATCCAATGGCTGGGGTATGAGGCGCTCAAACGCTACACCAAGAACATGCCGGGCAACCGGGGCATGAAGGCGGTGAAAGACATTCGCTTCCTTGCGAGGAGGTGCAAGGCCAGGGGCTGTTGGACGGTGATGACACCACCCATCAAATATGTCCTCGAAGACAAGGACTTTATCAAAATTGGTAAATCAACTAAAAAACTTTATCAAATAATTTGTTGCGTATCAATTACAGTCGTTTGTCAGCGATAATGTCGCtatgtttcccctgtccagacgctgtccttgttTGTTTCTTGTCGGTTATTCATTAAAtatccactccctgtacttgcttctcgtctcccagcgtctgtcctcacaAGATTAAAGCTATCCGAGGAATAGAATGCAACAAATTCCACTGTCATCAGAGAATTAACCTATATGCAAccatctttctgtctctctgattGTCTATGGAACCACTAAAGAGTTTGGCATATTAACTCGGACTGTCATTCCTGTCCACAAGCTCAAGTACAGTACTCTTTCCTTTTTCACTGAATATTTTATGATGACATTGGTGCATTGTTTGCTTACTATGTGGCCATGTGTTGTATTCCCATAGGGAGCTATAGGAGAATCTGGTGCGATCACACTCTGCAGGTTAGTGACCTAATATATAACATAGCTAAGGTACATGTATTGATATATAACTGGTCCAAGTTTTCCACTAAGAAAGCACATACCTCAAAAACCTGATTTCAATTCATGCAAATTATGTATTTTTGTAATTCTTGTATATTCCCTATGCACATATCCATTCTTATATATTCACTTTTATTTTCACTGGTCTGGTCTATACCATGGACAGAACATCAGTGATTTTAAACTTTCCCATTCCACTCTGGTGTTTATGTGTGGGCAACCCAGAGAGGACCATGATGTTGTTGGCTCTGAGGATTAATGTCCTTGCTAAAGGATACAGTGGAATCTCCCTGGAAACCCTGCATAGAATGATCCAGGCCTTCAATGGTAAACTCCTTAACCCTGACTTTCACCTCAGTCTGACCTCAGGGGTAGCCTACATTTCATTGGTTTTATTGGTTCTGTTGGTTCCATTTGTTATTTTGGTTCCATTAGTTCCATTGGTTCTATTGGTACTGTTTGTTTCATTAGTTATTTGGGTTCCATTGGTTCTATTGGTTTCATTAATTATTTTggttccattggttccattgattctattggttccattggtTCTATTAGTTATTTTGGTTCCATTGGTTCAATACATTGGTTCTATTAGTTATTTTGGTTCCATTGGTTCAATACATTGGTTCTATTAGTTATTTTGGTTCCATTGGTTTCATTGGCTCTATTGGTTCCAttggttctattggttccattggtTCTGTTGGTTCCTTTAGTTATTTTGGTTCCACTGGTTCTGTTAGTTATTTTGGTTCCATTGCTTCCATTAAATGGGTCAGAGAAGGATctttgaataaaacaaactttgtTGAGTGGGGTCTGTCTCTAACATCTCTGATTGTTTGTCCTCGTAGTGTCCTGCCTGTCCTTCGTCCCTGAGAAGGGGAAAGTTGGTGCCAGTGGAGAtctgccccccctctctcattTGACTCTGGGAGAAGGCAAGATGTGGTCACCCAAGAGTAGATGAGCCAACGCCAAATACGTAAGCCACATCACtgtaagatggcgccgaagaagaAGGCagactctgacgagcccgatgCGAAGGATATACAgcttcctcgggaacaggcccagatccccgttatCTGTGTGAacaagaggcagagaaagaggggccgaagggcgggctgccttctgagaatttgtaggcgatcaaataaacccccacttctctccattctgctagcaaacgtgcaatccttggagaataaaatcgcagagttacgcggaagattaaactacccacgggacattaaaaactgtaacatcttatgcttcacagagtcgtggctgaacgacgacaatatcaacatacagctggctggttatacgatgtaccgactggatagaacagcggcgcctggtaagacaaggggcagtggtctatgtatttttgtaaataacagctggtgaacgatatctaaggaagtcttgagctattgcttgcctgaggtagagtatctcatgataagctgtagaccacactacctaccgagaaagttttcatctgtattcttcgtagctgtgttacataccaccacagtcagaggctggcactaagacagcaatGAATGAGCcatattccaccataagcaacaacaaaaacacactcacccagaggcggcgctcctagtagccggggacattaatgcagggaaacttaaatccgttttgccaaatttctatcagcatgttaaatgcgcaaccagagggaaagaaactctagaccacctttactccacaaacagagacgcatataaagctctccctcgccctccatttggcaaatctgaccataattctatcctcctgattcctgctttcaAGAAAAAATGAAAACAGGAAgcacgcatagtcactttaataactctacctacatgtacatattacctcaattacctcggcaccggtgcccccgcacattgacattgactctgtacaggtaccccctgtatatagccctgctattgttatttactgctgctctttaattatttgttatttttttctcttacttttttatttgtttgtattttcttaaaactgcattgttggttaggggcttgtaagtaagcatttcactgtaaggtctacatctgttgtattcggcgcatgtgacaaatacaatttgatctgctccatttattaaagtggccagtgatttcaagtctaatgtgctagtgatgactatttaacagtctgatggcccggagatagaagctgtttttcggtCTCTGTTTGGctctgttccatttattccattccagccattacaatgagcccgtcctccaatagctcctcccaccagcctcctctgtctttGATGCTCCCAAACATGGGTCTCCAACTCCGGCTTGGTTTGTTGATGGGATAATACACCAATGTTTGACTTGTCAATAGTACACAAGTGTGTCTTGTGTTGGATCAGTGTACTCTCTTCAAGTCAACTCTACCCATTCCCATGTTACTCTGTACAACATTCCCATTGTTTTTACAACATTCCCATGTTGCTCTGTATTGAGCTATGTGGTCCACTCACTGCTCCTTTCGTATGGCTccactcctctctatccctctttatTCTTTGGATCGCCATTAGCTGATGCCTTATGACCACTAGGGGTCCACAAAAAATGCATTATAGTCATAACAGacattacaaattacatgacAAACAATGTATATTATATAGTTGTCACAATTGGCATTACAGAACAGGGGTAGTGACACAAGAGAAATCAAAGAAACACAAAACTGGCTGGCCATCGCCAGGCAGGCGGACATCATGGCTGCTATCACCCTGGAAGTGCTCAAGGGGACCTCTAAGGCCTTCGACAGCGGTGAGCagggagggttagggttaaatctAGAGTTACGGGTTACAGTTAGCCCTGCTGAGATGCTAAATCGGACCAGTGAGTACAGTGAGTGAATACTACGGTTGAATATTTTCCATgtgttttacaaatgttccatcccgagaataGATCACTCTCCTCCTGGGTAACCCAGAATTTCCTGCGAAAACCAGAAATGTCATTCCAAAGCATATTATTAGacctatgtctggatttgattagagctttgatcggacattcaagcctgatgctacctgagcctgatgcattaaatacattttatgagccctacattaaagacatgttATGAGCACAAGCCCAAAAAAGCACAAACTGTGACTGTGCCTTTATCCAATACATACTGTGTGTTATAATCTAGCCTtataggctactgcacattacTCACGAtagaaaaacataaaagcccatagatTTAGCTAGCTCaatgctctcttgggtaaataaatgaaactagctccagtaggctaatcttatctttttgagtgtgaactgtataactgtaatggtttgtattatactgtattatatggactggaattatgCACCTTGTTCAAACCCTGATAAAGCTGAGAGAACATgtgattctggtgcagcacatgcgGCCTACAAAGTTACAAGTTTAGGCTAGCAAATTAGATTTTAATTTGAAATAGGGCCTATTGGCctacctcctttctctctctattgttgctcATTCCGTCctcgctttcaacagttaaatgaaataCGTTTTGTTGTCCTTATCTTGATCATTCTAATGACATGAAATAATATATgactagaattagatgcagacggctttcacttctcttcacgaagattgaatgggtctgaataaataactgccaTAGCCTACCGCCATCACGCGTtcgctcttctttcaaactacccgtgagttctgttggctgctgtatttaacattcagaaAACAAGAGCTTGCGTCCCTTTTCGAATAAtctattggtataagaaatgctaaaaaaaaagaaggtccagcaagctattctagtctagcttttcctgcatgggactccaagagctaaggagcatttttttttttttaaagagagagGCCAGCAGATCACAGGTGCGTGCGTATTGCGCAAGAGACAGAGACTGtaagttagaagcttattatgcataaTCCATCATTCATTAGCTAATtataaggctaatactgcattgaatgtattacctgaaagaggtaggctaggatatatatatatatacacgttttgaacaggattatctatttcggatgcaatttgaatggaattGATGGAGAGAGACTGCTCGCGCATGCTCTAATTTAAAGCAGCAATATTCAAGTGATACgctgttttaaaactctgcagctgcaatTAAAACGATTATctttacaataaaaaaatatggTAACCACCGATAGCCAGATGGAGATGTGTAAATTAGACCCACATTCGGTtcttatattactgtagcatacgctatgctgcagcaaatgtaaccctacctgtcacaagaacaaaaagttaccatgatgagatgataggtctGCATGCATTGAGAACTGCGGTACATAccgagatgggctgtctgtccccaccatgAGCATTGATGATTGGTCATGCAGAGAGAAGGCTGTAGGGAAGCTAAATTTAGACATTTCATATAATTTAAcaaggggcgcaactttcactggggacatgtcccccccacaatctaaaattgcctttttgtccccccccagttttatcattggattGTGATACAAAACAGGCAACAGtttgctttaggaccatgcggacgcctctgagcagtcgggtaggctgtttggagtgtttatccaactggatttaaaaaaaaactgcgTTTAACACGTCCATTTCATGTCATGCTGTTgatataaataatttattataatttattgGTTTCTCACAGTTACTTACCCCGGGAAAAAGGAGCGGTTTTAGGTGGTAAATATCGGTAATCGGGTTTCCGCCATTCAACCCTAGTGCATACACTTTTAGACTACGAATCAATCAGAACCAAAGTTGGTCCACTTCCGTATAGCGTATGTTTCGGTAGTGTTGAGGGTGCCACTGTGGTATGAGCTGTGAAATCGTTGAGAGTCTGCTCTTGTGTGTCACCACTCCATTCCTTATTATCCCTACCTCGTTAGAAGTTCAAAACGTCAATAGAAAGTGTAGGCTCTGTTGATTAAATAATGCATGTTTCCATGTTCATTATAATGGGAGGATTTATATATCAGTCTAATCGAGGTGTAGACAATAGAACATCACAAATTTTGGTGGCTGCATGGGATTTGTTGGATATAATGTTGGGTGTTGTTTTGTTGCATCTAATAGCAGTGTCCGTGATAAGGTAATGCAAGgattgtggatttgacagctctagtgcagttccacctccgacaccgccaaaacaaccgctatgtgtATGTCGGTTAGCATGGATCTATAGAATCTAGCCCTTAGTGTGTGTAAGTAATCACTGCGGGACATAAACCCACAACTTTGGCATTTCTAACGCTCTTACCAACTGCCAACCACAACAGCCGATCTAAAACATCATGATAGAGACTGATGTTCTAATGCTATGCTAACTCAGTCCTCCATCATTCCAGATATCCACGCCCTGTGGCCCCATCCAGGACAGATAGAAGTGGCCAGGAGGTTCCGCACCCTACTGGACTCAGACCACCACCCCTCAGAGATCGCAGATGAGTGAATGGAT
This genomic window contains:
- the LOC120054185 gene encoding histidine ammonia-lyase-like, giving the protein MAGESPFTIQWLGYEALKRYTKNMPGNRGMKAVKDIRFLARRCKARGCWTVMTPPIKYVLEDKDFIKIGSYRRIWCDHTLQCPACPSSLRRGKLVPVEICPPSLI